The Methylomarinum vadi genome has a window encoding:
- a CDS encoding bacteriohemerythrin has protein sequence MKQKSAELFEVFLWNDNFGTQIPVIDEQHKQLVALLNKLASYLARLSDLLELRSIIAELTAYVDYHFKTEEAIWQEYFQDDLWYRSHLKTHNE, from the coding sequence ATGAAACAAAAATCCGCTGAATTATTTGAAGTTTTTTTATGGAATGATAATTTCGGAACCCAAATTCCCGTCATTGACGAACAGCATAAACAATTGGTTGCCTTGTTGAACAAGTTGGCATCGTATTTGGCCCGGTTATCCGACTTACTCGAACTGAGAAGCATCATCGCTGAGTTGACGGCTTATGTGGATTACCATTTCAAGACCGAAGAAGCGATCTGGCAAGAATATTTCCAGGATGACCTCTGGTATCGCAGTCACCTAAAGACACATAACGAATAA
- a CDS encoding xanthine dehydrogenase molybdopterin binding subunit: MKHADSILHAQGRARFADDIILPEGVLHGFPVCSSMAHARIKRCDFSWASAMEGVVAILSAADIPGINNIGNVEAEEVLLADSEVCYQGQPLALVVAESAELARQAASVCKIEYEALEAVFDPRVAAQRQQTIGTTRCFALGDVETAWQQCAVVVSGSAETGAQEHVYLETQTAIALPQENGQLKVVSATQSPGMVQRIIARVLDCPMHAVEVDVLRLGGAFGGKEEQATPWAVLVALAARRLQQPVKLHLSREEDMRLTGKRHPYCADFKIGLSGDGKILAYQVAMFQNSGASADLSPAILERSLFHVGGAYFIPNVHATAVCCRTHLPPNTAFRGFGAPQAMFILEAAIHQAALQMGVDPAEIQSRNLLKDGDHFPYGMSVQYCSLQRCYRQLQQDFDLLRRRQDIERFNAEQNLQKKGLALMPLAFGIAFTARFLNQADALVHIYGDGSVGISTGAVEMGQGVKVKLVKVAAQTLGIAEQRIKIESTNTSRIANMSPTAASTGADLNGQALRLACLQLRERLIRVAARVLGLADNSTLHICEERVEAEGQATTLDWRRLVTEAYLARCGLSAQAHYATPDLAFDRKQERGKPFAYHVYGLAAIEVTLDCLRGRYLIERADIIHDGAQSLDEAIDRGQIEGAVVQGLGWLTSEEIVYDDQGRLSTANLTQYKIPDIYAAPEIDARFLPDSDNPAGLLQSKAVGEPPFMYAIGGYFALCRAIEAFNPDFQPDFSAPMTPERVLMALHRQDGNGITER, from the coding sequence ATGAAACACGCGGATAGCATCTTGCATGCGCAGGGCCGTGCCCGATTCGCCGACGATATCATATTACCGGAAGGCGTGTTACATGGCTTCCCGGTTTGCAGTTCTATGGCCCATGCCCGGATCAAGCGTTGCGATTTCAGCTGGGCTTCGGCAATGGAGGGCGTAGTGGCAATCTTGAGCGCGGCCGATATTCCGGGTATTAACAATATCGGCAATGTCGAGGCCGAGGAAGTGTTGTTGGCCGACAGCGAGGTTTGTTATCAAGGCCAACCGCTGGCGCTGGTCGTCGCCGAAAGCGCGGAATTGGCGCGGCAGGCGGCGAGTGTCTGCAAGATCGAGTACGAAGCCTTGGAGGCCGTGTTCGATCCCCGGGTAGCCGCGCAACGACAACAAACCATCGGTACGACGCGCTGTTTCGCGTTGGGCGATGTCGAGACGGCGTGGCAACAATGCGCTGTGGTGGTGTCTGGCAGCGCCGAAACCGGTGCCCAGGAGCATGTCTATCTGGAGACCCAGACCGCGATCGCCTTGCCGCAAGAAAACGGCCAACTGAAGGTTGTTTCTGCGACCCAGTCGCCGGGCATGGTGCAGCGCATCATCGCCAGGGTGCTTGATTGTCCGATGCATGCCGTCGAAGTCGATGTATTGCGATTGGGCGGCGCCTTCGGTGGCAAGGAAGAACAAGCCACGCCATGGGCGGTATTAGTCGCGCTGGCGGCGAGACGCTTGCAACAGCCGGTCAAATTGCATTTGAGCCGGGAGGAAGACATGCGCCTGACGGGCAAGCGCCATCCTTATTGCGCCGACTTCAAGATCGGTTTGAGCGGCGATGGTAAAATCCTTGCCTACCAAGTGGCTATGTTTCAGAACTCCGGCGCCAGCGCCGATTTGTCGCCGGCGATACTGGAGCGCTCGCTGTTCCATGTCGGCGGCGCCTATTTTATCCCCAATGTGCACGCCACGGCGGTGTGTTGCCGCACTCATCTGCCGCCGAATACCGCCTTTCGCGGCTTCGGTGCGCCGCAGGCGATGTTCATATTGGAGGCGGCCATTCATCAAGCGGCTTTACAGATGGGAGTCGATCCCGCCGAGATTCAAAGCCGGAATCTGTTAAAGGACGGCGATCATTTTCCCTACGGCATGAGTGTACAATATTGCTCGCTGCAGCGCTGTTATCGGCAATTGCAGCAGGATTTCGATCTGCTGCGACGTCGACAAGACATCGAACGATTCAATGCCGAACAGAATTTACAGAAAAAAGGCCTGGCGTTGATGCCGCTGGCCTTCGGTATTGCCTTTACCGCCCGCTTTCTAAACCAGGCCGATGCCTTGGTCCATATTTACGGCGACGGCAGCGTCGGTATCAGCACGGGCGCGGTGGAGATGGGGCAGGGCGTCAAGGTCAAACTGGTCAAGGTCGCCGCGCAAACTTTAGGCATAGCCGAGCAACGTATCAAGATCGAAAGCACCAATACCTCGCGCATCGCCAATATGTCGCCCACTGCCGCCAGCACCGGCGCGGACCTTAATGGTCAGGCGCTTAGATTGGCCTGCCTGCAACTGCGCGAACGTCTGATTCGGGTCGCGGCCAGGGTGCTGGGGTTGGCCGATAACAGCACGTTACACATTTGCGAGGAAAGGGTCGAGGCGGAGGGGCAGGCGACAACACTGGATTGGCGCCGCCTGGTCACCGAAGCCTATCTGGCGCGCTGCGGTTTGTCGGCGCAGGCGCATTATGCGACACCGGATCTGGCTTTCGACCGCAAGCAAGAGCGCGGCAAACCGTTTGCCTATCATGTCTATGGTTTGGCGGCAATCGAAGTGACGCTGGATTGCTTGCGCGGCCGCTATCTGATCGAGCGGGCCGATATCATCCACGACGGCGCCCAATCGCTGGACGAGGCGATCGATCGCGGCCAGATCGAAGGCGCCGTGGTGCAGGGGTTGGGCTGGCTGACCAGCGAGGAAATCGTGTACGACGATCAAGGTCGATTGTCGACCGCTAACCTGACTCAATACAAGATTCCGGATATTTATGCGGCACCGGAAATAGATGCCCGTTTTTTGCCCGATAGCGATAACCCGGCCGGTTTGTTGCAGTCGAAGGCGGTCGGCGAGCCGCCGTTCATGTATGCGATAGGCGGGTATTTCGCCCTGTGCCGGGCGATCGAGGCCTTCAATCCCGATTTCCAGCCGGACTTTTCCGCGCCGATGACGCCGGAGAGAGTATTAATGGCTTTGCATCGACAGGATGGTAATGGCATTACTGAGCGTTAA
- a CDS encoding IS1380 family transposase codes for MTNCTPAQIEFPPLKRRKIDAQFSGGAITSDGGVLLLRAVDQQLGLTERIAAQIPDARAPDRVQHSVINLLRQRVYGLACGYEDLNDHDTLRNDIAFQTAVEKDQTLGSRSTLCRFEQQADRALMWRVHEELLAQFIASYETPPKSLILDFDATDDPVHGEQDGRFFHGYYRHYCFLPLYVFCGHHCLVSYLRPSNIDGAKHSWAILALLVRRLRQAWPDVDITFRGDGGFCRHKMLSWCERHRVHYIVGLAKNKRLTRLSQPWIEQARQQFQSEQQKQRLFTDFHYKAGTWKRRRRVILKAEHMSQGSNPRYVVTNLDGDAQTLYETVYCARGDMENRIKEQQLDLFADRTSCSLWWPNQFRLLLSTLAYTLIHAIRRIALKNTELATATCATIRLKLFKIGAVIIRNTRRIRLLFSSQYPFQSLFKSVCQRLCPD; via the coding sequence ATGACAAATTGTACTCCAGCTCAAATAGAATTTCCTCCCTTAAAACGCCGTAAAATAGACGCCCAATTCAGTGGTGGAGCGATCACCAGTGATGGCGGTGTGCTGTTGTTACGAGCGGTTGACCAGCAGTTAGGGTTAACCGAACGGATAGCGGCGCAGATTCCTGACGCCAGAGCCCCTGACCGCGTGCAACACTCTGTGATCAACCTGCTCCGTCAACGGGTTTATGGCTTGGCGTGTGGGTATGAGGATTTGAATGATCATGACACGCTCAGAAATGATATCGCCTTTCAGACGGCGGTGGAAAAGGATCAGACATTGGGCAGCCGATCCACCTTGTGCCGGTTTGAGCAGCAGGCGGATCGCGCCTTGATGTGGCGAGTTCATGAGGAGTTGCTGGCACAGTTTATCGCTTCGTATGAGACACCGCCGAAATCGTTGATCCTGGATTTCGACGCCACCGACGATCCGGTTCATGGCGAACAGGACGGACGTTTTTTTCATGGCTACTATCGGCACTATTGTTTCCTGCCGTTGTATGTCTTTTGCGGCCATCACTGCTTGGTCAGTTATCTACGTCCCAGCAATATTGATGGCGCCAAGCACAGCTGGGCGATTCTGGCTTTGCTGGTTCGGCGCTTGCGTCAGGCTTGGCCGGACGTTGACATCACGTTTCGCGGCGATGGCGGTTTTTGTCGCCATAAGATGCTGAGTTGGTGCGAGCGGCATCGCGTTCACTATATTGTCGGGTTGGCCAAAAATAAACGCTTAACGCGCTTAAGCCAACCCTGGATTGAACAAGCCCGGCAACAGTTCCAAAGCGAACAGCAGAAACAGCGTCTCTTTACCGATTTCCACTATAAAGCCGGCACCTGGAAACGCCGACGCCGTGTCATTCTTAAGGCCGAACACATGAGCCAAGGGAGTAATCCCCGCTATGTCGTAACCAATCTGGACGGCGATGCACAAACACTCTATGAAACCGTTTACTGTGCGCGAGGCGACATGGAAAACCGGATTAAAGAACAACAATTGGATCTGTTTGCCGACCGCACCAGTTGCAGCCTGTGGTGGCCGAATCAGTTTCGTTTGCTGTTATCGACACTGGCCTATACGTTGATCCATGCGATTCGCCGAATCGCCCTCAAAAATACCGAACTAGCGACAGCCACTTGCGCCACCATTCGCCTGAAATTGTTTAAAATCGGTGCCGTCATCATTCGTAACACCCGTCGTATTCGACTGCTGTTCAGCAGTCAGTATCCGTTTCAATCCTTGTTTAAATCCGTTTGTCAGCGCCTGTGCCCTGATTAG
- a CDS encoding IS91 family transposase, with translation MILLSAIIQTFEAEFLVAYQGRLSPSQRQALAAMKHCRTSQGPVMLAQCDDCDRQRLVPHSCGHRSCPHCQSHESQQWLERQLQKQVPAEYFLLTFTLPKELRPLAWQQQRTLYDLLIRCSWDTVNTFTRNDQQLQGNAGAIAVLHTHSRRLDYHPHVHLVMPAAAIDPDKRLWRTKQGKKGRKGYLFNHKAVAKVFRAKLLEAISQAGLTLPDYYPQQWVVDVKSVGRGDKALVYLGRYLYKGVIQEKDIIACRDGQVTFRYQDSKTKKWQTRTLPGVKFLWLMLRHVLPKGFRRTRNFGFLHPNSKRLIRLLQVLLGVNPNRAIAWLRPRPKLQCPCCGGTLQIIKTRILGSSAVMALNSTKA, from the coding sequence ATGATCTTGCTTTCCGCCATCATCCAAACCTTCGAAGCCGAGTTTCTGGTCGCTTACCAGGGTCGCTTGTCACCCAGTCAGCGTCAGGCGCTGGCCGCGATGAAACACTGCCGCACGTCGCAAGGCCCTGTGATGTTGGCGCAATGCGATGATTGCGATCGGCAACGCTTGGTGCCGCATTCCTGCGGCCATCGCAGCTGCCCGCATTGCCAGTCGCACGAATCGCAACAATGGCTGGAAAGGCAGTTGCAGAAGCAGGTGCCGGCCGAATATTTTTTGCTGACGTTTACTTTGCCCAAAGAACTCAGGCCGTTGGCCTGGCAACAGCAACGTACGTTGTATGATCTGCTGATCCGCTGTAGTTGGGATACCGTCAACACCTTCACCCGCAACGATCAACAGCTTCAGGGCAATGCCGGTGCTATTGCTGTGTTGCATACCCATTCCCGCCGATTGGATTACCATCCGCATGTACACTTGGTGATGCCGGCGGCCGCCATCGATCCTGATAAACGACTGTGGCGCACCAAACAGGGTAAAAAGGGCCGGAAAGGCTATTTGTTCAATCACAAGGCAGTGGCCAAAGTGTTTCGGGCCAAATTGCTTGAAGCGATCTCGCAGGCCGGTTTGACATTGCCTGACTACTATCCGCAACAATGGGTCGTTGACGTCAAGTCGGTCGGACGCGGCGATAAAGCCTTGGTTTATCTGGGACGTTATCTCTATAAGGGCGTTATCCAGGAAAAGGACATTATTGCCTGCCGAGATGGCCAAGTAACCTTCCGTTACCAGGACAGCAAAACCAAAAAGTGGCAGACTCGAACACTACCCGGCGTGAAGTTTCTGTGGCTGATGCTCCGCCATGTTCTGCCCAAAGGCTTTAGGCGGACTCGCAACTTCGGCTTTTTGCACCCCAACAGCAAACGGCTGATTCGTCTGCTGCAAGTCTTGCTCGGCGTCAATCCCAATCGTGCTATCGCTTGGCTCAGGCCCCGCCCGAAACTCCAATGCCCATGTTGTGGTGGAACCCTGCAGATTATCAAAACGCGCATTCTCGGTTCTTCGGCTGTCATGGCATTGAATTCGACCAAAGCGTAG
- a CDS encoding FAD binding domain-containing protein: MQFLLNQRSIDTDRPEGMVVLDFLRQEQQLIGTRAACREGDCGACLVLLGELRHGRLHYRPVNSCLLPLGRIAGRHIVTIEGVSGHEPNPLQQALVSATAIQCGFCSPGLVMALTAFLLNTQSSSPEEAIEAVSGNLCRCTGYMGIKRALRDLCNRFDLGASSKENRLADLIEWRLLPSYFNEIPQHLAELDPTPASNMRQGVKVAGGTDLFVQRPQQLLQQTLVFLPEQETIELQGNECRIGAGTRIETLRQSGVMRQLFPAIGENLKLICSTPVRQQATVGGNLVNASPIGDMSVFLLALDASLTIASTATLARRDIPLRKFFQGYKRIDLQSDEKLADIRFRCPEKPLRFSFEKVSKRTYLDIASVNSAMSLEIKERVLTKVHISAGGVAAIPLYLHQTAEFLQGKSVSADVIKQALALAQQEISPIADSRGSIAYKRLLLRQLLIAHFLKLLPDSVTWEDLR; this comes from the coding sequence ATGCAATTCTTGCTCAATCAACGCAGTATCGACACCGACCGGCCGGAAGGCATGGTAGTGCTCGATTTCCTGCGCCAAGAACAACAACTGATCGGCACCCGCGCCGCCTGCCGGGAAGGCGACTGCGGCGCCTGTCTGGTATTGCTTGGAGAGTTGCGTCATGGACGTTTGCATTACCGTCCCGTCAATAGTTGCTTGTTGCCGTTGGGTCGGATCGCCGGCCGTCACATCGTAACGATAGAAGGCGTTTCGGGTCACGAGCCGAATCCGCTGCAACAGGCGTTGGTGTCGGCGACGGCGATACAATGCGGCTTTTGCTCGCCCGGCCTGGTGATGGCGCTAACGGCATTTCTGTTGAACACGCAAAGTTCTTCGCCGGAGGAAGCGATCGAGGCGGTCAGCGGCAACCTATGTCGCTGTACCGGTTATATGGGCATAAAGCGCGCTTTGCGCGATCTCTGCAATCGCTTCGACCTCGGTGCATCCAGCAAAGAAAATCGTCTCGCCGATTTGATCGAGTGGCGGTTGTTGCCATCATACTTCAACGAGATTCCACAGCATTTGGCGGAACTTGATCCAACGCCTGCAAGTAATATGCGGCAAGGGGTCAAGGTGGCCGGCGGCACCGATTTGTTCGTGCAGCGCCCTCAGCAATTGTTGCAACAAACATTGGTCTTCCTGCCCGAACAGGAAACCATTGAATTGCAGGGCAATGAATGCCGGATTGGCGCCGGCACCCGGATCGAGACGCTGCGCCAGTCCGGAGTGATGAGGCAATTGTTTCCCGCTATAGGCGAGAACCTGAAACTGATCTGCTCGACCCCGGTGCGGCAACAGGCCACGGTCGGCGGCAATCTGGTCAATGCCTCGCCGATCGGCGACATGAGCGTTTTTTTGTTGGCATTGGATGCCTCGCTAACCATCGCTTCGACAGCGACGTTGGCGCGGCGGGACATTCCGCTGAGAAAATTTTTCCAAGGCTATAAGCGAATCGATCTGCAATCGGATGAAAAACTGGCCGATATACGCTTCCGTTGCCCCGAGAAACCGCTACGTTTCAGTTTCGAGAAAGTCAGCAAAAGGACGTATCTGGATATCGCCAGCGTCAATTCGGCGATGTCATTGGAAATAAAGGAGCGGGTGTTAACTAAGGTGCATATTTCGGCTGGCGGCGTCGCCGCGATCCCCTTGTACTTGCATCAAACCGCCGAATTTCTCCAAGGCAAGTCCGTTTCCGCCGACGTGATCAAACAGGCATTGGCGCTGGCGCAACAGGAAATCAGTCCGATCGCGGACAGCCGAGGTTCTATCGCCTACAAGCGTTTGTTGCTGCGGCAACTGCTGATCGCGCATTTTCTGAAGCTGTTACCGGACTCAGTGACCTGGGAGGACTTGCGATGA
- a CDS encoding pullulanase X25 domain-containing protein yields MRLHFINYRLLPLFSALAASSNIQSIQVCGDFQKALGQPNNWNPATAPTMTRHDHDEGEIWSYQTPEEIPQGFYQYKYFVTFKDTTEPPRWVSDPFARYGGENNMNAAVVVGGSRPENNQVVSLSGGRKPVRDLVIYELMIDDFTAEFRGVRAPLDAVTDKIDYLKGLGVNAISRIFHDRGGQVC; encoded by the coding sequence GTGAGATTACATTTTATAAATTACCGGCTACTGCCGCTTTTCTCCGCGTTAGCGGCTTCGTCCAACATTCAATCCATCCAGGTTTGTGGTGACTTTCAAAAAGCATTGGGACAGCCTAATAACTGGAATCCCGCCACAGCCCCTACGATGACGAGACACGATCATGATGAAGGGGAAATCTGGAGTTACCAGACACCAGAGGAAATTCCCCAGGGTTTCTATCAATACAAATATTTCGTAACTTTCAAAGATACTACTGAACCTCCGCGTTGGGTGAGCGATCCATTTGCGCGTTATGGCGGAGAAAACAATATGAATGCCGCGGTCGTTGTTGGCGGAAGTCGGCCGGAAAATAACCAAGTCGTCTCGCTGTCCGGAGGTCGGAAGCCAGTGCGTGATCTGGTTATTTACGAATTGATGATCGATGATTTTACGGCGGAATTTCGCGGTGTCAGGGCCCCCCTGGATGCTGTAACAGATAAGATCGATTATTTAAAGGGTTTAGGCGTTAATGCCATATCCCGAATATTTCATGATAGAGGCGGGCAAGTTTGTTGA
- a CDS encoding XdhC family protein produces MLNSSIWQFLIDALGRNERAALLLVVASKGSSPGTAGAKMAVTVDGKTLGTIGGGQVEFELAGLAQKSLLASDHPALRLFRRYHDDHHAESSGHICGGSQQVLLWLCRAADLHILQTLQAQQAARQPVVLSLTEQGVQTSPWTKQVAQPCFDYRDHSHWCYRETIGLRKQAYIIGGGHVGLALSQLLSRLGYEVNVFDQRQEVVTMVDNNYADSKAVVSYARIDQVIPEGENSYVFVMTHSHETDQQVIELLAGKQYRYLGLMGSRRKIDILKQKLSDRIGPADWENIHAPLGLPIKSRTPMEIAVSIAAELIQFDNAENSVFDAIIRSPSGRK; encoded by the coding sequence TTGCTTAACTCATCAATTTGGCAATTTCTGATCGACGCTCTGGGCCGGAATGAGCGCGCGGCATTGTTGCTAGTCGTCGCCAGTAAGGGCAGTTCGCCCGGAACCGCCGGCGCGAAAATGGCGGTGACGGTAGATGGCAAAACGCTGGGTACGATTGGCGGCGGCCAAGTGGAGTTCGAACTTGCCGGGCTGGCGCAGAAATCGTTACTTGCTTCCGATCACCCGGCTTTACGCTTATTTCGGCGTTACCACGACGACCATCACGCCGAATCCTCGGGGCATATTTGCGGTGGCTCCCAGCAGGTGCTGCTGTGGCTGTGTCGGGCGGCCGACTTGCACATACTGCAAACCTTGCAAGCACAGCAAGCGGCTCGTCAGCCGGTGGTTCTGTCATTGACCGAACAAGGCGTGCAAACGTCTCCGTGGACTAAGCAAGTTGCGCAACCGTGTTTCGACTATAGGGACCACTCTCATTGGTGTTATCGGGAAACGATCGGTTTGAGGAAACAAGCCTATATCATTGGCGGCGGGCATGTCGGCTTGGCCTTGAGTCAGCTGCTTTCGCGACTAGGTTATGAAGTTAACGTGTTCGATCAACGACAAGAGGTTGTGACCATGGTCGATAATAACTATGCCGACAGTAAGGCGGTCGTGTCTTACGCTCGAATCGACCAAGTTATCCCGGAAGGAGAGAATAGTTATGTGTTCGTCATGACTCATAGCCACGAAACCGATCAACAGGTAATCGAATTATTGGCCGGGAAGCAATACAGGTATCTCGGATTAATGGGAAGCCGACGAAAAATAGACATCCTCAAGCAGAAATTATCCGATCGTATCGGACCTGCAGACTGGGAAAATATTCATGCTCCATTGGGATTGCCGATCAAGAGTCGAACACCGATGGAAATTGCCGTCAGCATCGCCGCGGAACTGATTCAATTCGACAATGCCGAAAATTCGGTTTTTGATGCCATCATCCGGTCTCCTTCCGGACGGAAGTGA
- the ade gene encoding adenine deaminase codes for MKDDSGILTTNLIDLFEGGIYFAELAWREGIISDIRRLGPERLGRPYLLPGFVDAHVHIESSMLTPVEFSRLAVRHGTVATVSDPHEIANVLGLQGIHFMFANAEQTPLKIRFGAPSCVPATPFETAGAELGVAQLEALFASGEVGYLSEMMNYPGVLAGDPAVLEKLAVAQRHGAPIDGHAPGLVGKDAQQYAAAGISTDHECASLDEALDKISAGMHILIREGSAARNFEALHELIRLHPDKVMFCSDDKHPDDLQRGHINQLAARAVAKGHDVFAVLRCACLNPVRHYRLPVGQLHVGNAMDAVLVDDLTDFQALQTWIDGRTVASRGICRIESFATESINRFSARPVEPADFAIPDPAVTIRAIKAFDGELATEEWLTFAKCDNGMIVADTERDILFLAVVNRYQAAPPAVALIHGFGFKHGALASTVAHDSHNIIAVGATIEALCLAVNDVIRREGGIVVVNGKGRKFGLTLPVAGLMTGDDAEFVAAHYAELDRQAKRLGSTLRAPFMTLSFMALLVIPALKLSDKGLFDGRRFEFTSLAVT; via the coding sequence ATGAAAGACGATTCCGGCATTCTGACAACTAATCTGATCGACCTGTTTGAGGGCGGTATTTACTTTGCCGAACTGGCATGGCGGGAAGGCATCATTAGCGATATTCGCCGCCTTGGACCGGAGCGTTTAGGGCGTCCTTATCTATTGCCCGGCTTCGTCGATGCCCATGTCCATATCGAAAGCTCGATGCTGACGCCGGTGGAGTTTTCCCGCCTGGCGGTGCGCCACGGCACCGTCGCGACCGTTTCCGATCCGCATGAAATCGCCAACGTGTTGGGTTTGCAGGGCATCCATTTCATGTTCGCCAATGCCGAGCAGACGCCGCTGAAAATACGCTTCGGCGCGCCATCGTGCGTGCCGGCCACGCCGTTCGAAACGGCCGGCGCCGAACTGGGCGTAGCGCAGCTGGAAGCCTTGTTCGCAAGCGGGGAAGTCGGTTATTTGTCGGAAATGATGAATTATCCCGGCGTTCTGGCCGGCGATCCGGCCGTGCTGGAAAAATTGGCCGTGGCGCAACGCCATGGGGCGCCCATCGATGGCCATGCCCCCGGTCTGGTCGGCAAGGACGCGCAACAATACGCGGCTGCCGGCATCAGCACCGATCATGAATGCGCCAGTCTGGATGAAGCCTTGGATAAAATCTCCGCCGGCATGCACATTCTGATTCGCGAAGGTTCGGCGGCGCGCAATTTCGAGGCCCTGCACGAGTTGATCCGCCTGCATCCGGACAAGGTGATGTTTTGCAGCGACGATAAGCACCCGGACGATTTGCAACGCGGCCATATCAATCAACTGGCGGCGCGCGCTGTGGCCAAGGGCCACGATGTGTTCGCGGTATTGCGTTGCGCCTGCTTGAACCCGGTCCGCCATTACCGTTTGCCGGTAGGGCAATTGCATGTCGGCAATGCCATGGATGCGGTATTGGTCGACGATTTGACCGATTTTCAGGCTCTCCAGACTTGGATCGACGGCAGGACAGTCGCCAGCCGCGGCATTTGCCGCATCGAATCGTTCGCGACCGAATCCATCAATCGTTTTTCCGCTCGACCGGTGGAGCCGGCCGATTTCGCGATCCCTGATCCCGCTGTCACCATCCGCGCGATCAAGGCATTCGACGGCGAATTGGCGACCGAGGAATGGCTGACTTTCGCCAAATGCGACAACGGCATGATCGTGGCGGATACGGAACGGGACATTCTGTTCCTGGCCGTGGTCAACCGTTACCAAGCCGCTCCGCCGGCCGTGGCCTTGATTCACGGGTTCGGGTTTAAACACGGAGCGTTGGCTTCGACCGTGGCGCACGATTCCCATAACATCATCGCCGTGGGCGCCACTATCGAGGCCTTGTGTTTGGCTGTCAACGACGTGATCCGCCGCGAGGGGGGAATTGTTGTGGTTAATGGTAAAGGTAGAAAGTTCGGGTTGACGCTGCCGGTGGCCGGATTGATGACGGGGGACGATGCCGAATTTGTCGCCGCCCATTATGCCGAACTGGACCGGCAGGCCAAACGGCTGGGCTCGACCCTGCGTGCGCCGTTCATGACACTGTCGTTCATGGCGCTACTGGTGATTCCAGCGTTGAAATTGAGCGACAAGGGCTTGTTCGACGGACGCCGTTTCGAGTTTACTTCCTTGGCGGTCACATAA